Proteins encoded within one genomic window of Actinoplanes octamycinicus:
- a CDS encoding CAP domain-containing protein — translation MSLSAAARLRYTLVAGSTAVVIGAGFISAGIMQRPSDEPVPQSADVPLAAVAAPSGGTGLLPADDALPPSSAPAGTPSPSATSKASPTPRATASKKTVTTPPTRRTSTKKTTQAVPDVPATEDTILDQVLAHINAARADEGLPALTLDTKLSKAAAIHNQLMIDGCGLSHQCSGEGGIGTRFSAQGVSWSSAGENIGYGSSGSSAADKVKAANGLTDSMLAEVPPNDGHRRNLLSKSFTRIGLSVVRDSKGITWMTQDFVG, via the coding sequence GTGTCGCTCTCCGCTGCCGCCCGTCTCCGATACACCCTGGTGGCGGGCTCGACAGCCGTGGTCATCGGTGCGGGGTTCATCTCCGCCGGCATCATGCAGCGGCCCTCGGACGAGCCGGTCCCGCAGTCGGCGGACGTCCCGCTCGCCGCGGTGGCCGCGCCCAGCGGCGGCACCGGCCTGCTGCCCGCCGACGACGCGCTGCCGCCGTCGTCCGCCCCGGCCGGCACCCCGTCGCCGTCGGCCACCTCGAAGGCCTCGCCGACCCCGCGCGCCACGGCCAGCAAGAAGACCGTCACCACCCCGCCGACCAGGCGGACCTCGACGAAGAAGACCACCCAGGCGGTGCCCGACGTGCCGGCCACCGAGGACACCATCCTCGACCAGGTACTGGCCCACATCAACGCGGCCCGCGCCGACGAGGGCCTGCCCGCGCTCACCCTGGACACCAAACTCTCCAAGGCGGCGGCGATCCACAACCAGCTGATGATCGACGGCTGCGGCCTGTCCCACCAGTGCTCCGGTGAGGGCGGCATCGGCACCCGGTTCAGCGCCCAGGGGGTGTCCTGGAGCAGCGCCGGCGAGAACATCGGGTACGGCTCCAGCGGCAGCAGCGCCGCCGACAAGGTGAAGGCGGCCAACGGCCTGACCGACTCGATGCTCGCCGAGGTGCCGCCGAACGACGGTCACCGCCGGAACCTGCTCAGCAAGAGCTTCACCCGGATCGGGCTGAGCGTGGTCCGGGACAGCAAGGGCATCACCTGGATGACCCAGGACTTCGTCGGGTGA